In the Gorilla gorilla gorilla isolate KB3781 chromosome 10, NHGRI_mGorGor1-v2.1_pri, whole genome shotgun sequence genome, one interval contains:
- the MYL6 gene encoding myosin light polypeptide 6 isoform X3: MRALGQNPTNAEVLKVLGNPKSDEMNVKVLDFEHFLPMLQTVAKNKDQGTYEDYVEGLRVFDKEGNGTVMGAEIRHVLVTLGEKMTEEEVEMLVAGHEDSNGCINYEELVRMVLNG, encoded by the exons ATGAGGGCCCTGGGCCAGAACCCTACCAACGCCGAGGTGCTCAAGGTCCTGGGGAACCCCAAGAGTGATG AGATGAATGTGAAGGTGCTGGACTTTGAGCACTTTCTGCCCATGCTGCAGACAGTGGCCAAGAACAAGGACCAGGGCACCTATGAGGATTATGTCGAAGGACTTCGGGTGTTTGACAAGGAAGGAAATGGCACCGTCATGGGTGCTGAAATCCGGCATGTTCTTGTCACACTGG GTGAGAAGATGACAGAGGAAGAAGTAGAGATGCTGGTGGCAGGGCATGAGGACAGCAATGGTTGTATCAACTATGAAG AGCTCGTCCGCATGGTGCTGAATGGCTGA
- the MYL6 gene encoding myosin light polypeptide 6 isoform X1 → MCDFTEDQTAEFKEAFQLFDRTGDGKILYSQCGDVMRALGQNPTNAEVLKVLGNPKSDEMNVKVLDFEHFLPMLQTVAKNKDQGTYEDYVEGLRVFDKEGNGTVMGAEIRHVLVTLGEKMTEEEVEMLVAGHEDSNGCINYEELVRMVLNG, encoded by the exons ATG TGTGACTTCACCGAAGACCAGACCGCAG AGTTCAAGGAGGCCTTCCAGCTGTTTGACCGAACAGGTGATGGCAAGATCCTGTACAGCCAGTGTGGGGATGTGATGAGGGCCCTGGGCCAGAACCCTACCAACGCCGAGGTGCTCAAGGTCCTGGGGAACCCCAAGAGTGATG AGATGAATGTGAAGGTGCTGGACTTTGAGCACTTTCTGCCCATGCTGCAGACAGTGGCCAAGAACAAGGACCAGGGCACCTATGAGGATTATGTCGAAGGACTTCGGGTGTTTGACAAGGAAGGAAATGGCACCGTCATGGGTGCTGAAATCCGGCATGTTCTTGTCACACTGG GTGAGAAGATGACAGAGGAAGAAGTAGAGATGCTGGTGGCAGGGCATGAGGACAGCAATGGTTGTATCAACTATGAAG AGCTCGTCCGCATGGTGCTGAATGGCTGA
- the MYL6 gene encoding myosin light polypeptide 6 isoform X2: MCDFTEDQTAEFKEAFQLFDRTGDGKILYSQCGDVMRALGQNPTNAEVLKVLGNPKSDEMNVKVLDFEHFLPMLQTVAKNKDQGTYEDYVEGLRVFDKEGNGTVMGAEIRHVLVTLGEKMTEEEVEMLVAGHEDSNGCINYEAFVRHILSG, translated from the exons ATG TGTGACTTCACCGAAGACCAGACCGCAG AGTTCAAGGAGGCCTTCCAGCTGTTTGACCGAACAGGTGATGGCAAGATCCTGTACAGCCAGTGTGGGGATGTGATGAGGGCCCTGGGCCAGAACCCTACCAACGCCGAGGTGCTCAAGGTCCTGGGGAACCCCAAGAGTGATG AGATGAATGTGAAGGTGCTGGACTTTGAGCACTTTCTGCCCATGCTGCAGACAGTGGCCAAGAACAAGGACCAGGGCACCTATGAGGATTATGTCGAAGGACTTCGGGTGTTTGACAAGGAAGGAAATGGCACCGTCATGGGTGCTGAAATCCGGCATGTTCTTGTCACACTGG GTGAGAAGATGACAGAGGAAGAAGTAGAGATGCTGGTGGCAGGGCATGAGGACAGCAATGGTTGTATCAACTATGAAG CATTTGTGAGGCATATCCTGTCGGGGTGA
- the MYL6B gene encoding myosin light chain 6B, which produces MPPKKDVPVKKPAGPSISKPAAKPAAAGAPPAKTKAEPAVPQAPQKTQEPPVDLSKVVIEFNKDQLEEFKEAFELFDRVGDGKILYSQCGDVMRALGQNPTNAEVLKVLGNPKSDELKSRRVDFETFLPMLQAVAKNRGQGTYEDYLEGLRVFDKEGNGKVMGAELRHVLTTLGEKMTEEEVETVLAGHEDSNGCINYEAFLKHILSV; this is translated from the exons ATGCCTCCCAAGAAGGATGTTCCCGTGAAGAAACCAGCAGGGCCCTCCATCTCCAAACCTGCTGCTAAGCCAGCAGCAGCAGGGGCTCCTCCAGCCAAGACCAAAGCTGAGCCAGCTGTCCCCCAGGCCCCTCAGAAAACCCAGGAGCCTCCAGTCGATCTCTCCAAAGTGGTG ATCGAGTTTAACAAGGACCAGCTGGAGG AGTTCAAGGAGGCCTTCGAGCTGTTTGACCGAGTGGGGGATGGCAAGATCCTGTACAGCCAGTGTGGGGACGTGATGAGGGCCCTGGGCCAGAACCCCACCAACGCCGAGGTGCTCAAGGTCCTGGGGAACCCCAAGAGTGATG AGCTGAAGTCCCGGCGTGTGGACTTTGAGACTTTCCTGCCTATGCTCCAGGCAGTGGCCAAGAACCGAGGCCAAGGCACATATGAGGACTACTTGGAGGGGCTTCGTGTGTTTGACAAGGAGGGGAACGGCAAAGTCATGGGAGCAGAGCTCAGACATGTTCTCACCACCCTTG GAGAGAAGATGActgaggaggaggtggagacCGTTCTGGCAGGACACGAGGACAGCAACGGCTGCATCAACTACGAGG CCTTCTTGAAACACATCCTAAGCGTCTGA